The genomic window GGCCACTGTAATGATGGTTTCACTGTTGTACTCTACAGCATACAGCTTCTGGTTAGAAAGATATAGGGTGAAACCAGGTGAGACAGCTGTTATactctacagcagtggtattcaaagtccgGGTCTCAAGTGAACTGCAGTTGGGtcgcagcaaaaaaaaaaaaaaagtatatatatttttggaacAAAAcagtacagattattgtatgggacaatataaAAACGTTTTGGAGAAAgatcatttgaaaaataaaatgttattgagtaaatgtatttattgatttattttcattttgataagagatgaaaatgtaatgaattgaaggttatttgttgatgtaaaaatcggAATTTACAGATTTTAAGGTTATGTTATTAGATTTGGTGTGGGGTAGGGTGGCGAGAAATGATTGTGAAAAATATGGGTTCTCCAGAAATTGTGGCGGAAAAAATTGGGTCCCCGCTGAAAAGGATTGAATACCACTGTATACAGCATACAGCCTCTGGTTAGAAAAATCATAGGGTGAAAGCAGCACACTGTGTCTCTGCAGGACCTGTCTCTCCCTGCTGTACAGGGCGCAAACCTCCACCTGTAAGTCAgtgcaacacaatctcacactcaatttgGGCAAATATATcaagtatttcagcagattttgtgcgtttttgtgtggcttaatttTTGTGAAAATACACTTTTGTTTTTGGTCTAGTAACTCAAAATATTGTTCCGAAGTTTGACcgccaaaaatgtattttcctatgaatGAAGTCGCACAAAAATGTGTGTCTTTTCACAcgaattaagccacacaaaatGCACAAAAATGcacgaaatctgctgaaatactttttgtacatatttgcacgaattgagtgtgagattgtgttggtCAGTGTTATAAAGTGCTTGAATTGGGCCAGAACACTCTAGTACTGAGTTTCGCACCTCAAATGAATTACTGCTTGAGTTTTGGCTAAAATATTGTGGCATTCTGCCAGTGTCACCTAATTATAAACAGTAGCGGCACCCAAAATAAGTACTGTCACCTATTTCAGTCTGCTTCAAGCACTGGTGTTATAGATAGATACAGGAGGTTGACCTTGGGTTTCAGTGAGAACGTTTAAGTTAAGAAAGTTTCTCAAGTCTTTGTCACTCCAAAGAGGAAGTGTCAGTGTCAACTGAAATATAATTATAACAGTTGACAAAGTATGATTTCATTTGTAGTGTGACTGTAAGGGGAATAATGTTTATAATAAGGGAAACAATCAATCTAATCGACATATATAGCACTTTTTACAGACGTTTGTCTCAATGTTCTTAACCGCAACCCGGGCTTTATCTCCGTAACCAAAAGAGCAAAACAAGGCAGACGTGGCCTTCAGAGAAGCAGATTATTATTACTGACCATCTGTCATTAGGACATGTCAAGATTACAACAAAATATTTGCTCAGACTCTCCCGTAAGCCTAGTGTTTGTTTTGGCACATACTCTTCCCAGCGCGCAGGGTGCGCAAAAGTGCCTCTTACCTTTCGCCCTTCAAACATGGACAGTTTTATCTGGAAAGGAGTTTGACACAGGGACACGACACTATCTGTACTTTCGCAATGTCAGATTTCTGAGAGTCCATGTTGTCTGAGCAGAAGAAACTGagatttagggctctattcaatctgtatcgctgaatcGTTACAGATTGCGGGataaaaatgtaaaggtaatttccgattgagccgacatgcagcgtttaccgtgaatgcactCTCCGCTAAAGCGGGAACATTACTTTGGGAATGGTCCATTTAGCTGGTGCCTGGGGAGTAattaggtccctccccgtttcgtcgTTTGCAACGTTTCTGCAACACCGTCGCCGTAATGAATACGCCCCTGGTGATGTCTTCCGCTTCTgttattttattaaaacacagaaGTTGGTCTGATCTATTGGAGTTATGTAAATCAACAGCTGCTCATAACGGCAATCCAGACTCAGTCCAGTGGAGAGTTAGCTTGGAGAGCCTGTACGGGAACAGGACCAACTTGTATAAAGTaggctttttttttttgtctgcgTTTCAATTGAGTGTTAAATTATGTCTCAAAGGGAGCAGCTTTATAATCTACTCAACTGATACGGTGTGATTGGATTTACCGACACAGAGAGATGACTCGTATTAAAGAAGCGTAAAGATGCCATCGTGGATCAGGCTGACGCTTCTCCTGTCTGCGCTGCCAGTCCACTGCTTTCTGGACGGGACCTGTCCAAGGAGAGGTAGGCTTATTTTATTATTGGATTATATCAATCAAATATTTAATAGATTTTGTTTCATGCTTGTGGGCTAATTCTTTTAATTTCAGTTATTTTTAGGatgtccacccactctgcccagAGCGGGTGAAAACTCGCTTTGGTGATGAAATGTCACtttccttatgttataaaataaaTGTTACCAAGGGGCATTTCCATCAAAAAGTCCCaatgaagttcataggagcatatcaaattgggtgtcaaatgaaagctaagagtttatattttttggggaaatgaaggcatagatgcatttttattttattttcattcttAACATTTTGGCATAAGTAAAGGCTTTTATTTCTGGATAAACCGATGGAAAAGgggttttcacttcacaataacagcacttacagttgaccagggcagctctagcagggcagaaatttgatgaactgacttgttggaaaggtggaatcctatgactgtgccacgttgaaagtcactgagctcttcagtaaggccattctactgataatgtctgtctatggagattgcatggctgtgtgctcaattttaaacacctgtcagtaatgggtgtggctgaattagctgaatccactaatttgaaagggtgtccacatacttctgtatatattgtgtacagtggtgtaaagtacttaagtaaaaatactttaaagtactacttaagaaggtttttttggtatctgtactttactttactatttatattttttgccaacttttacttttacttcactacattccaaaataaaataatgtactttttactccatacattttccctgacacccaaaagtactcgttacatgttgacaggaaaattgtccaattcacacacttatcaagataacatccctggtcatccctactgcctctgatctggtagattcactaaacacaaatgcttcgtttgaaaattatgtctgagtaaattatgtctgagtgttggagtgtgcccctggctatccgtaaatttaacaAAACTAAAATACAATtttgccatctggtttgcttaatataaggaatttgaaattatttatacttttacttttacttttgatacttaagtatatttaacaattccatttacttttgatacttaagtatatttaaaaccaaataattttagacttttactcaagtagtatttttctgggtgactttcacttttacttgagtcattttctattaaggtatctttacttttactcaagtatgaccattgggtacttttcccaccactgataGTGTATCATTAGCATTATAATCAAAAAGTCGGATTTCGTAACATAAATACAGAACTTTGTTGACAGAGCGGTGCTGCTTTCTCATAGCGACTAATGAGGATTTGACATGTTGTGGTGGTCATCTGCAAAGTTGTTTCCGCGGGTCGCAAAAAGCTAAATTAACATGACATgaactgaattaaatgtaaaaggctttgaaaataaaaagctttTGGTAAGCTCAGTGCTctgttgacatttcacagagatagGATACTAGGGGGTAACTAGCCCCACCTAAGAACAatgtcctgtactccctgttcactcatgactgcatggccaggcacgactccaacaccatcattaagtttgccgatgacacaacagtggtggccctgatcaccgacaacgacgagacagcctatagggaggaggtcagagacctggccgtgtggtgccaggacaacaacctctcccccaacgtgatcaagacaaaggagatgattgtggactacaggaaaaataagaggactgagcacgcccccattctcatcgaggggctgtagtggagcaggttgagagcttcaagttccttggtgtccatatcaccaacaaactaacatggttcaagcacaccaagacaatcgtgaagagggcatgacaaaacctatcccccctaaggagactgaaaagattttgcatgggtcctcatatcctctttaataactctacctacatgtacataatacctaaattacctcaactaaccggtgcccccgcacattgactcggtaccggtaccccatgtatatagcctcgctatctttattttactgctgctctttaattatttgttacttttatttcttatttttttgtaggtattctttcttaaaactgcattgttggttaaaggcttgtaagtaagcatttcactgtaaggtctacacctgttgtattcggcgcatgtgacaaatcacatttgatttgatttgatttgacctcagactggggcgaaggttcaccttccaacaggacaatgaccctaagcacacagccaagacaacgcaggagtggcttcgggacaagtctctgaatgaccttgagtggcccagccagagcccggacttgaacccgatctaacatctctggagagacttgaaaatagctgtgcatccaacctgacagagctcgagaggatctgcagagaagaatgggagaaactccccaaatacaagaaGACTCtcggttgtaatcgctgccaaaggtgcttcaacaaaggactgcgtaaagggtctgaatacttatgtaaatgtcatatttccgttttttatttgaaattaaTTAGcaaatttgctttgtcattatggggtattgtgtgtagattgatgaggctgTAATGtagtaaaatgtggaaaaagtgaaggggtctgattattttcagaatgcactgtatatcacttgtaaatgaaaaatatatatattacattcTAAACATGAGACTATAAGTACGAAAGTCCAGGGTCCTGGGAACAGTATTGGCATTAGGCCAACATGTTCAAGGCTGGAGCCTATCATGTTTACTCAGACCCATGGGTAAACAAACAAGCCAAAGATCTGTCAAAACCCCTAAATAATGATGTATCTACAGGGTTTCTTTCACATGATCAGCTGGTGTCATCAGTTTGGCTTTTGCCGGTCTTTATAGAGAATATCCAGACTCTAGTGACAGCAGCTTTATAGAGATTGGGTCCAGCGACAGAGAGATTGttatattctttttttattttaagtAAAGAATGTTCATCAGTAAACATTTAGACCGATGTTTTGTAGCTCTGTGACTGAGCTTTACtggtgggagaggtggagggataggaggaggagTGAAAAACAGAATAACAGACAGAGGGTggagggataggaggaggagTGAAAAACAGAATAACAGACAGAGGGTggagggataggaggaggagTGAAAAACAGAATAACAGACAGAGGGTggagggataggaggaggagTGAAAAACAGAATAACAGACAGAGGGTggagggataggaggaggagTGAAAAACAGAATAACAGACAGAGGGTggagggataggaggaggagTGAAAAACAGAATAACAGACAGAGGGTggagggataggaggaggagTGAAAAACAGAATAACAGACAGAGGGTggagggataggaggaggagTGAAAAACAGAATAACAGACAGAGGGTggagggataggaggaggagTGAAaaacagaataacagacaggttgggagagaaagagagtttgTTAAAGAAGAGACAGGCTGAGAAAAGATAAATACTGagaggagatggaagagagagagacttagagaaagggaaagaggtaGGAAGAAGGGATGTGTTGAAAGAGGAAGTGAGAGAGGGGTTGGTGAACAGTTATGCAATGTGTTCTCTTAGTTTATCTGTACTGCCCAGTCAACCACAACCTATATcctcaacgtgtgtgtgtgtataagggaACATGCGTGCCTGCATGCCTGGGTGTGTCCATGTATAGTATTGACacgttgtctttctctctccctccagaccccCCTCCCAGGGTGCTGGTGTTGTCCCCAggcagcgctctggtcttgggctGCAGTGGGCAGGTGGAGGTGAACGGGCTGGAGGTGACGGTTAACAGGGCCGAACACACCAGCAGCAGCTATACCACCACCACTGGAAATGGAAAATACACCAGTGCCATCACCGGAGTACACACCACCACTGTCAGCACCACAACAGACACCAGCGCTAACGGAACTACAGTCAGTGCTATAAAAGATAGCAGTGATAAGGGAAAATACACTGTTTCTACCGGAAAGGACATCATTGTCCTTACCGTTACAGACACTCCTGATGATACCAGGACAGACAGTATGGAGAAAACCGTCATCAGGAACACTCGTGCAGGAGACCACACTCCTCTTACTGTGAGAGAAGTTAACAATGGGAATGGAAAGAATGTGGAAAATGTAACAGAGGAGGAGTACAAAGGAGGAGGAGATCAGAGGGATACAGGGCTGAGTCTTTACACTGTCAATCAACCAGGACATACAGCTACACAGAAACAGGTTCCTTCTACTGGGGCATCACTCCAGCCAACCAGAGACAGCGGAGTGGGAGGTGCTGACACTGAGCTGCCCTCTGATCGGTGGACTGATGCGATGGATGGTGAGGATGActatgaggaagaggaggatggggggaggaAGGTGAGGGGGCTGAGAGGGAGGTCTCAGTGGAGACTGAACGggaggctgctgagaggaggagaggaaagaggaggagtggtggtgttggggaggAGAGGCGCCACTCTGACCCTGTCCTCCCTGGCTGTGGGTGACTCTGGGAACTACAGCTGCCACCGCGGGGGAAAACTGGTCTCCTCTCTGAGGGTGAGCGTGGCAGGTGAGTCATACTGATGGCATCACTCTGTCTAACCTCATCACCTCTGGTCATTGAAGCTGACAACCGTACTGTATGTATTCTGTGACGTGTGTATCAGTAGCAGACATTCATGGTCACATAAGAACAACGGACAAACATTATGGATTTTCCCCTGAAATTTCTTTCAGTTCCTCCAGAGAGGCCTAAACTGTCCTGCTATAAGAGGTCACCCAGCAGTAAGATCCGCTGTGATTGGACAGCCAGTCAACCGGTGACTCCTGTCCCTCAGTGCTACCTCCTCCTACGGAAAGGGTGAGAGCACACATCTTAttttccttcttcctcctcttcctcatcac from Coregonus clupeaformis isolate EN_2021a chromosome 17, ASM2061545v1, whole genome shotgun sequence includes these protein-coding regions:
- the LOC121543211 gene encoding interleukin-6 receptor subunit alpha isoform X4, translating into MPSWIRLTLLLSALPVHCFLDGTCPRRDPPPRVLVLSPGSALVLGCSGQVEVNGLEVTVNRAEHTSSSYTTTTGNGKYTSAITGVHTTTVSTTTDTSANGTTVSAIKDSSDKGKYTVSTGKDIIVLTVTDTPDDTRTDSMEKTVIRNTRAGDHTPLTVREVNNGNGKNVENVTEEEYKGGGDQRDTGLSLYTVNQPGHTATQKQVPSTGASLQPTRDSGVGGADTELPSDRWTDAMDGEDDYEEEEDGGRKVRGLRGRSQWRLNGRLLRGGEERGGVVVLGRRGATLTLSSLAVGDSGNYSCHRGGKLVSSLRVSVAVPPERPKLSCYKRSPSSKIRCDWTASQPVTPVPQCYLLLRKGLSGSFSRVNCSYSPLLSRCWCVIGHQEKENREPHLAYLCVTNNAGNTTSPLLDFTPLDIVKPDPPSSVVVRGVEGQERRLRVGWAVPHSWKERDRYHELLYELRYHTMPHGTQIKGITTAWSYTITDALPGVPYLIQLRAKEEFDGHWSVWSTPVYANTWTAPVPTALSDLSTVMDYTDYTDSGSGMTEERTDTGRSSCLNCGG
- the LOC121543211 gene encoding interleukin-6 receptor subunit alpha isoform X2; this encodes MPSWIRLTLLLSALPVHCFLDGTCPRRDPPPRVLVLSPGSALVLGCSGQVEVNGLEVTVNRAEHTSSSYTTTTGNGKYTSAITGVHTTTVSTTTDTSANGTTVSAIKDSSDKGKYTVSTGKDIIVLTVTDTPDDTRTDSMEKTVIRNTRAGDHTPLTVREVNNGNGKNVENVTEEEYKGGGDQRDTGLSLYTVNQPGHTATQKQVPSTGASLQPTRDSGVGGADTELPSDRWTDAMDGEDDYEEEEDGGRKVRGLRGRSQWRLNGRLLRGGEERGGVVVLGRRGATLTLSSLAVGDSGNYSCHRGGKLVSSLRVSVAVPPERPKLSCYKRSPSSKIRCDWTASQPVTPVPQCYLLLRKGLSGSFSRVNCSYSPLLSRCWCVIGHQEKENREPHLAYLCVTNNAGNTTSPLLDFTPLDIVKPDPPSSVVVRGVEGQERRLRVGWAVPHSWKERDRYHELLYELRYHTMPHGTQIKGITTAWSYTITDALPGVPYLIQLRAKEEFDGHWSVWSTPVYANTWTAPVPTALSDLSTVMDYTDYTDSGSGMTEERTVSESQGDVEEVWPHVLWVVVSCVLLSITLLSAYLYRHREKFMSKLWRLRPISSSPSGPSPPVTAPPTQEGHALVNFDHPIYGEPVPQEEERKEEDEEEEEEEKEEEKEEVIRFNNTSYFLVQSN
- the LOC121543211 gene encoding interleukin-6 receptor subunit alpha isoform X3; protein product: MPSWIRLTLLLSALPVHCFLDGTCPRRDPPPRVLVLSPGSALVLGCSGQVEVNGLEVTVNRAEHTSSSYTTTTGNGKYTSAITGVHTTTVSTTTDTSANGTTVSAIKDSSDKGKYTVSTGKDIIVLTVTDTPDDTRTDSMEKTVIRNTRAGDHTPLTVREVNNGNGKNVENVTEEEYKGGGDQRDTGLSLYTVNQPGHTATQKQVPSTGASLQPTRDSGVGGADTELPSDRWTDAMDGEDDYEEEEDGGRKVRGLRGRSQWRLNGRLLRGGEERGGVVVLGRRGATLTLSSLAVGDSGNYSCHRGGKLVSSLRVSVAVPPERPKLSCYKRSPSSKIRCDWTASQPVTPVPQCYLLLRKGLSGSFSRVNCSYSPLLSRCWCVIGHQEKENREPHLAYLCVTNNAGNTTSPLLDFTPLDIVKPDPPSSVVVRGVEGQERRLRVGWAVPHSWKERDRYHELLYELRYHTMPHGTQIKGITTAWSYTITDALPGVPYLIQLRAKEEFDGHWSVWSTPVYANTWTAPVPTALSDLSTVMQDYTDYTDSGSGMTEERTDTGRSSCLNCGG
- the LOC121543211 gene encoding interleukin-6 receptor subunit alpha isoform X1, whose product is MPSWIRLTLLLSALPVHCFLDGTCPRRDPPPRVLVLSPGSALVLGCSGQVEVNGLEVTVNRAEHTSSSYTTTTGNGKYTSAITGVHTTTVSTTTDTSANGTTVSAIKDSSDKGKYTVSTGKDIIVLTVTDTPDDTRTDSMEKTVIRNTRAGDHTPLTVREVNNGNGKNVENVTEEEYKGGGDQRDTGLSLYTVNQPGHTATQKQVPSTGASLQPTRDSGVGGADTELPSDRWTDAMDGEDDYEEEEDGGRKVRGLRGRSQWRLNGRLLRGGEERGGVVVLGRRGATLTLSSLAVGDSGNYSCHRGGKLVSSLRVSVAVPPERPKLSCYKRSPSSKIRCDWTASQPVTPVPQCYLLLRKGLSGSFSRVNCSYSPLLSRCWCVIGHQEKENREPHLAYLCVTNNAGNTTSPLLDFTPLDIVKPDPPSSVVVRGVEGQERRLRVGWAVPHSWKERDRYHELLYELRYHTMPHGTQIKGITTAWSYTITDALPGVPYLIQLRAKEEFDGHWSVWSTPVYANTWTAPVPTALSDLSTVMQDYTDYTDSGSGMTEERTVSESQGDVEEVWPHVLWVVVSCVLLSITLLSAYLYRHREKFMSKLWRLRPISSSPSGPSPPVTAPPTQEGHALVNFDHPIYGEPVPQEEERKEEDEEEEEEEKEEEKEEVIRFNNTSYFLVQSN